A stretch of Caenorhabditis elegans chromosome IV DNA encodes these proteins:
- the nssp-39 gene encoding Neuropeptide-Like Protein (Confirmed by transcript evidence) yields MRFFQVLLLVVLISATVALPFFNSPTSQTYGGQWRQMYTDENLEVPQNPRYIMSNRMRG; encoded by the exons ATGCGTTTCTTCCAAGTCCTCTTGCTTGTTGTTCTCATCTCTGCCACCGTGgctcttccatttttcaactcgCCAACt AGCCAAACATATGGCGGACAATGGCGTCAAATGTACACCGACGAGAATCTGGAAGTTCCACAAAATCCGAGATACATCATGTCGAATCGGATGCGTGGATAG